A window from Chlamydia gallinacea 08-1274/3 encodes these proteins:
- the dnaG gene encoding DNA primase — MYTEESLDHLRHSIDIVEVLSEHLSLRRSGSTYKACCPFHVEKTPSFIVNVPGAYYHCFGCGEHGDAIRFLMQYLGYSFTEAVLTLSKKFHVDLVIKPRDTHSAVSISAKEELRQINSEAEKFFRFCLYFLAEGREAMQYLYRRGFSPDTIERFHLGYAPEQSLFIQSMQEKNISEKQLENAGFIGNKWFLFSRRITFPIHDALGHTIGFSSRKMVETTRGSKYVNTPETLVFKKSRALFGLHLSRRRIAKEKRVILVEGQVDCLQMIDAGFNCTLAAQGTAFTEDHVKELTKLGVIKVYVLFDGDTAGIQAAIRVGDICQKAGIAVFICRLPKGQDPDIFLLHKGARCLGELLDQSEDYLTFLIGEKVRAYPNFSPREKASVIEELITQIKRWGNPIVVHENLKQLASVMMIPESMVFSLAKLETGGSPLRMSTTQRKVEKIPSDVIIETDILRCMLFCKPNNLSIPYTAKSYFTPDDFKHPECRKLFSSLIQHYEQHKINLPLDEALALLNDQMIVDLLIKRLVNTNSLEQVFVQSLQKLADRQWREKRRSLSSFVKQEDRSNTSLLQDYLRLRNGRLIISLLDPQDC, encoded by the coding sequence ATGTATACAGAAGAAAGTTTAGATCATCTTAGGCATAGTATTGATATTGTTGAAGTGCTTTCCGAACATCTCTCTTTAAGGAGAAGTGGGTCGACTTATAAGGCATGCTGTCCTTTCCATGTGGAGAAAACACCTTCGTTTATTGTCAATGTTCCAGGCGCATATTATCATTGTTTTGGATGTGGAGAACACGGGGATGCTATTCGTTTTCTGATGCAGTACTTAGGCTATTCCTTTACTGAAGCTGTACTGACCTTATCAAAAAAGTTTCATGTGGATTTGGTCATTAAACCTAGAGACACACATTCTGCAGTTTCTATAAGTGCTAAAGAGGAGTTAAGGCAAATCAATAGTGAAGCTGAGAAATTCTTTCGCTTTTGCCTATATTTTCTAGCTGAGGGTAGAGAGGCAATGCAGTATTTGTATCGTCGAGGATTTTCTCCGGATACTATAGAACGTTTTCATTTAGGTTATGCACCGGAACAATCTTTGTTTATTCAATCTATGCAGGAAAAGAATATCTCAGAAAAACAACTGGAAAATGCAGGTTTTATTGGAAATAAGTGGTTTTTATTTTCACGTAGAATCACATTTCCGATTCATGATGCTTTAGGGCATACCATAGGATTTTCCTCAAGGAAGATGGTAGAAACTACACGAGGAAGTAAGTATGTCAATACTCCGGAAACATTAGTGTTTAAAAAATCACGAGCTTTGTTTGGTTTACACTTATCACGAAGAAGAATTGCTAAAGAAAAACGAGTGATTTTAGTTGAAGGACAAGTGGATTGTCTGCAAATGATTGATGCGGGATTTAATTGCACTCTAGCAGCTCAAGGAACGGCATTCACTGAAGATCACGTGAAGGAATTGACTAAATTAGGCGTGATAAAAGTTTATGTACTTTTTGATGGTGATACTGCTGGTATTCAGGCTGCAATACGTGTAGGAGATATTTGTCAGAAAGCGGGAATCGCTGTATTTATTTGTCGTTTGCCTAAAGGTCAGGATCCTGATATTTTCTTATTACATAAGGGAGCAAGATGCTTAGGAGAACTTCTTGATCAAAGTGAGGATTATCTTACTTTTCTTATTGGTGAAAAAGTACGTGCGTATCCAAATTTTTCTCCTAGAGAAAAAGCCAGTGTTATCGAAGAGTTAATTACACAAATTAAACGGTGGGGGAATCCTATTGTTGTTCATGAGAATTTAAAACAATTAGCATCTGTAATGATGATTCCTGAAAGCATGGTATTTTCGTTAGCAAAATTAGAAACAGGAGGCTCTCCTCTAAGAATGTCCACAACTCAAAGAAAGGTAGAGAAAATCCCTTCTGATGTCATTATTGAAACGGATATTTTGCGCTGCATGTTATTTTGTAAGCCGAATAACTTAAGTATTCCTTATACTGCAAAAAGTTATTTTACCCCCGATGATTTTAAGCATCCTGAGTGTCGGAAGCTCTTTTCTTCACTTATTCAGCACTATGAGCAGCACAAGATCAATCTCCCCCTAGACGAAGCATTGGCTCTGCTTAATGACCAGATGATTGTTGATTTATTAATTAAACGTCTTGTAAATACGAATTCCTTAGAGCAGGTGTTTGTACAATCTTTACAAAAGCTAGCAGATCGTCAGTGGAGAGAGAAGCGCCGCTCGCTTTCCTCATTCGTAAAACAGGAGGATCGATCTAATACCTCTTTGTTACAAGACTATCTTCGCTTGCGCAATGGCAGGCTAATCATCTCTCTTCTTGATCCTCAAGATTGTTAA